The Panthera uncia isolate 11264 chromosome C2, Puncia_PCG_1.0, whole genome shotgun sequence genome contains a region encoding:
- the RPL22L1 gene encoding 60S ribosomal protein L22-like 1 isoform X1, which translates to MAPQKDKKPKKSTWKFNLDLTHPVEDGIFDSGNFEQFLREKVKVNGKTGNLGNVVHIERIKNKITVVSEKQFSKRYLKYLTKKYLKKNNLRDWLRVVASDKETYELRYFQISQDEDGSESED; encoded by the exons ATGGCGCCG CAGAAAGACAAGAAGCCTAAGAAGTCAACCTGGAAATTTAATTTGGACCTTACTCATCCAGTAGAAGATGGAATTTTTGATTCTGGAAATTTT gaACAGTTTCTACGGGAGAAGGTTAAAGTCAATGGAAAAACTGGAAATCTGGGGAATGTTGTTCACATTGAACGCATCAAGAATAAAATCACAGTTGTTTCTGAGAAACAGTTCTCTAAAAG GTATTTGAAATATCTTACCAAGAAATACCTTAAGAAGAACAATCTTCGTGATTGGCTTCGTGTGGTTGCATCTGACAAGGAGACTTACGAACTTCGTTACTTCCAGATTAGTCAAGATGAAGATGGATCTGAATCTGAAGACTAG
- the RPL22L1 gene encoding 60S ribosomal protein L22-like 1 isoform X2: protein MAPKDKKPKKSTWKFNLDLTHPVEDGIFDSGNFEQFLREKVKVNGKTGNLGNVVHIERIKNKITVVSEKQFSKRYLKYLTKKYLKKNNLRDWLRVVASDKETYELRYFQISQDEDGSESED from the exons ATGGCGCCG AAAGACAAGAAGCCTAAGAAGTCAACCTGGAAATTTAATTTGGACCTTACTCATCCAGTAGAAGATGGAATTTTTGATTCTGGAAATTTT gaACAGTTTCTACGGGAGAAGGTTAAAGTCAATGGAAAAACTGGAAATCTGGGGAATGTTGTTCACATTGAACGCATCAAGAATAAAATCACAGTTGTTTCTGAGAAACAGTTCTCTAAAAG GTATTTGAAATATCTTACCAAGAAATACCTTAAGAAGAACAATCTTCGTGATTGGCTTCGTGTGGTTGCATCTGACAAGGAGACTTACGAACTTCGTTACTTCCAGATTAGTCAAGATGAAGATGGATCTGAATCTGAAGACTAG